In Candidatus Krumholzibacteriia bacterium, the following are encoded in one genomic region:
- a CDS encoding FlgD immunoglobulin-like domain containing protein, with protein sequence TSNLAWPRSGELDMMEMGGKQTFRDLHDTHNGGAGTDDATVNEAVSANAIFYTDAAVNPDNPTGAASLSYDPNDQYARPYFDQVDGLVERFLVYRLYWDDTSLRFVVVDDGVEHDLFAAPFTIDTEADEFREPFYFLINCAVGGAFTDAAVLGEGGAPITMPLPAEMFVDYVRVYEWNGQGEVALGPPAFRQGSVGLYTETTPTVSELVPTESSEIYVWENTLQPGTIAPFEGDDVLAWRTNGTGWFGAGIMARQPLNVFDFGEGTLNFRVKMPANVTFEVGIIDAWGNQSYVEFPAFQTKYGLVRDGEWGQAMIPVSDIRGTAIDLRMLSYGFVILERNGTPAEFAIDDVYWDAGAVTAVDGVASPRRVQLLPNAPNPFNARTSIRFELATGGTYELVVFDDAGRRVRTFRGLGTAGRNEIAWDGRDDAGAAVASGVYYARVVSGDAVATGAKMVLVE encoded by the coding sequence ACGAGCAACCTGGCCTGGCCGCGGTCGGGCGAGCTCGACATGATGGAGATGGGCGGCAAGCAGACGTTCCGGGATCTGCACGACACGCACAACGGCGGCGCCGGGACCGACGACGCCACCGTCAACGAGGCGGTGTCGGCCAACGCGATCTTCTACACCGACGCCGCGGTGAACCCGGACAACCCGACCGGTGCGGCGAGCCTGTCCTACGACCCGAACGACCAGTACGCGCGGCCGTACTTCGACCAGGTCGACGGTCTGGTCGAACGCTTCCTCGTGTACCGGCTGTACTGGGACGACACCTCACTCCGCTTCGTCGTCGTCGACGACGGGGTGGAGCACGACCTCTTCGCGGCGCCGTTCACCATCGACACCGAGGCGGACGAGTTCCGCGAGCCGTTCTACTTCCTGATCAACTGCGCGGTCGGTGGCGCCTTCACCGATGCCGCGGTCCTGGGCGAGGGCGGCGCGCCGATCACCATGCCGTTGCCCGCGGAGATGTTCGTCGACTACGTGCGCGTCTACGAGTGGAACGGTCAGGGCGAGGTCGCGCTGGGTCCGCCGGCCTTCCGCCAGGGATCGGTGGGTCTGTACACCGAGACCACCCCGACGGTCTCCGAGCTCGTGCCGACCGAGAGCTCGGAGATCTACGTGTGGGAGAACACGCTCCAGCCGGGGACGATCGCCCCCTTCGAGGGCGACGACGTCCTGGCCTGGCGCACGAACGGAACGGGCTGGTTCGGCGCCGGGATCATGGCGAGGCAGCCCCTGAACGTCTTCGACTTCGGCGAGGGCACCCTGAACTTCCGCGTGAAGATGCCGGCGAACGTGACCTTCGAGGTCGGGATCATCGACGCGTGGGGCAATCAGAGCTACGTCGAATTCCCGGCCTTCCAGACGAAGTACGGACTGGTGCGTGACGGCGAGTGGGGCCAGGCGATGATCCCGGTGAGCGACATCCGCGGCACGGCCATCGATCTGCGCATGCTGAGCTACGGCTTCGTGATCCTCGAACGCAACGGGACCCCGGCCGAGTTCGCGATCGACGACGTGTACTGGGACGCGGGTGCGGTGACGGCCGTCGACGGGGTGGCCTCGCCGCGCCGTGTGCAACTACTGCCGAACGCGCCCAATCCCTTCAATGCACGCACTTCGATCCGCTTCGAGCTCGCCACCGGGGGCACCTACGAGCTCGTGGTCTTCGACGACGCCGGGCGTCGCGTCCGGACCTTCCGGGGGCTGGGCACGGCGGGCCGCAACGAGATCGCCTGGGACGGCCGCGACGACGCAGGGGCCGCGGTGGCCTCGGGAGTCTACTACGCGCGTGTGGTCAGCGGCGACGCGGTGGCCACCGGGGCGAAGATGGTGCTCGTGGAGTAG